The following are encoded together in the Janthinobacterium sp. Marseille genome:
- a CDS encoding DUF2950 domain-containing protein codes for MNKIMNPSFSVPAVTGRHNLRALLLAAAFTFSSTAALAQQSYPSADDAANAFADAVTRQDTGQLNKVLGKDWKTLMPTQNIAQQDIDDFLAAWKQAHRVVAQGADRAVVEVGTQGWTLPMPVVKRGTGWQFDVQAGSEEMRTRRIGRNELNTMQALLAYYDAQKEYASVDRGNDGVLQYAQKFKSTAGKHDGLYWAVSGKEAESPLGSLFAEIKPGEGYHGYYYRILTAQGENANGGAYSYIIKGRMVSGFALLAWPINYGQTGVKSFIISHDGKVYEKDFGPNTPALVKRIKVFDPDKSWQKVALPEPVSQSASNASNKAP; via the coding sequence ATGAACAAGATAATGAATCCTTCTTTCTCCGTGCCTGCTGTCACCGGCCGGCACAATCTGCGCGCGTTGCTGTTGGCGGCAGCCTTTACGTTCTCATCCACAGCGGCACTGGCGCAGCAAAGCTATCCATCCGCTGACGATGCGGCAAATGCCTTTGCCGATGCGGTCACACGGCAGGATACCGGGCAACTCAATAAAGTCCTGGGTAAGGACTGGAAGACCTTGATGCCGACGCAGAATATTGCGCAGCAGGATATAGACGACTTCCTCGCCGCATGGAAGCAGGCACATCGCGTCGTTGCACAGGGCGCTGACCGGGCCGTGGTGGAAGTCGGCACGCAGGGCTGGACCTTGCCCATGCCGGTGGTCAAGCGCGGTACCGGCTGGCAATTCGATGTGCAGGCCGGTTCCGAAGAAATGCGTACGCGTCGTATCGGCCGCAATGAACTGAATACCATGCAAGCCTTGCTGGCTTACTACGATGCACAAAAGGAATATGCCAGTGTGGATCGCGGCAATGACGGCGTCTTGCAGTATGCGCAAAAATTCAAAAGCACTGCGGGCAAGCATGATGGCTTGTACTGGGCGGTGAGCGGCAAGGAGGCTGAAAGTCCGCTGGGCTCACTGTTTGCCGAAATCAAGCCGGGCGAAGGCTACCACGGCTATTACTACCGCATCCTGACGGCACAGGGCGAGAATGCAAATGGCGGCGCGTACAGCTATATCATCAAGGGGCGCATGGTGAGCGGCTTTGCCTTGCTGGCCTGGCCCATCAACTACGGGCAGACTGGCGTTAAGAGCTTCATCATCAGTCACGATGGCAAGGTATATGAAAAGGACTTCGGCCCCAATACGCCGGCCCTGGTTAAACGCATCAAGGTTTTTGATCCGGACAAGAGCTGGCAAAAAGTTGCCTTGCCCGAACCGGTTTCGCAAAGCGCCAGCAATGCAAGCAATAAAGCCCCGTGA
- a CDS encoding DUF3300 domain-containing protein: MSKLIPGLLSALALVLCLQPVLVAAQAAPSPLTKEELDQLVAPVALYPDTLLSQVLMAATYPADVADAAKWSAAHTNVKGDDAVKAVDAQQWDPSVKALVGFPQVLQMMGQKPDWVQKLGDAFLASSKDVLDSAQRLRARAQKAGNLKSNEQQKVVVDTSQPTQVIQIQPANPQVVYVPAYNPTVVYGTWPYPSYPPYYMPPPPAYYPGAALASGIAFGIGVGITASLWSDCDWHHGDVNINVNKYNNINVNNKINANQTSFQHNAANRRGVPYRDPVSQQRYSKNIPGTAGREDFRGHDAARDAQRKQAQGTLQQHGMDPAAERNRLRNDPQARDRAQNAARDNNRNQLGGATRNQPARGGGDSALRGAGNGQQVRQQVDRGNASRQAMAQHQNVAAPRSGGGGGGRAAGGGLGRHH; the protein is encoded by the coding sequence ATGAGTAAGCTCATACCCGGATTGCTCAGCGCACTGGCGCTGGTCTTGTGTCTGCAGCCTGTCCTGGTGGCCGCGCAAGCGGCGCCGTCGCCGCTGACCAAGGAAGAACTCGATCAACTGGTGGCACCGGTGGCCTTGTATCCGGACACCTTGTTGTCACAGGTGTTGATGGCGGCGACGTATCCGGCGGATGTTGCCGATGCCGCCAAATGGTCTGCCGCACATACAAATGTAAAGGGGGATGATGCGGTCAAAGCAGTCGACGCGCAGCAGTGGGATCCCAGCGTCAAGGCATTGGTGGGCTTTCCTCAGGTATTGCAGATGATGGGACAAAAGCCGGACTGGGTACAGAAACTCGGTGACGCCTTCCTCGCTTCATCGAAGGATGTACTTGATTCTGCGCAGCGCTTGCGGGCACGCGCGCAAAAGGCCGGCAACCTGAAATCAAACGAACAGCAAAAAGTCGTGGTCGATACCTCGCAGCCGACGCAGGTGATCCAGATCCAGCCGGCGAATCCGCAAGTGGTTTATGTGCCGGCATATAACCCGACCGTGGTGTACGGTACCTGGCCTTATCCATCGTATCCGCCTTATTACATGCCACCGCCACCTGCTTATTATCCGGGCGCGGCACTCGCATCCGGCATTGCCTTCGGCATCGGCGTCGGTATCACGGCTTCCTTGTGGAGTGATTGCGACTGGCACCACGGTGACGTCAATATTAACGTCAACAAATACAACAACATCAACGTCAATAACAAGATCAACGCGAACCAGACCAGCTTCCAGCACAATGCCGCCAACCGGCGCGGTGTGCCGTATCGCGATCCGGTCAGCCAGCAACGCTATAGCAAAAACATTCCGGGTACAGCCGGACGAGAGGATTTCCGCGGTCATGACGCGGCCCGTGATGCGCAACGCAAACAGGCGCAAGGCACCTTGCAGCAACACGGGATGGATCCCGCAGCCGAACGCAATCGCCTGCGTAATGATCCACAGGCCCGGGATCGCGCACAAAATGCCGCACGTGATAACAACCGTAATCAACTCGGCGGTGCAACGCGCAACCAGCCGGCACGTGGTGGCGGAGATAGTGCCTTGCGTGGAGCCGGTAACGGGCAGCAGGTGCGGCAGCAAGTCGATCGCGGCAATGCCAGTCGGCAGGCGATGGCCCAGCATCAAAATGTCGCCGCACCCCGTAGCGGTGGCGGTGGGGGCGGGCGCGCTGCAGGTGGCGGCCTTGGACGTCATCACTAG